The Haloplanus salinarum genome includes a region encoding these proteins:
- a CDS encoding uracil-xanthine permease family protein encodes MPGSTDEGIDLAYGLEEKPPLAKSFLLALQHVSVMIVPSTAVAFIVAGSAGLGSGDTTFLVQMVILFAGVATVVQAYTVGPVGAKLPIVMGTSFAFVGAMSSIGANSGLDVVFGSIVAAAVVVPFLLGWQFKRLQSFFPPLVTGLIVVIIGLYLVPVGIQYAAGGVGAENFGSMQNLGLAGLVLSIAVLFNLLLKGVWRMLSVIIGISVGYVVAIAFGVVDFTPFYEAAWIAVPTPGRFGFSFEFIPLLTFAFLFLVSGMETIGDMSGITAAEGRNPTEKEFRGGIFADGFISALGAVFGSFPQTSFSQNVGIINFTGVMSRHIVGIGGGILIVLGLVPKIGAIVTTIPSAVFGGAVLIMVGMVAASGMRLLFLNIEMNRRNMVIIATALGLGLGVATVPDALSGLPAGAQTFFGEPVIVTGLVALALNTFVPGESSPLFDRTDTIPPISEPVDD; translated from the coding sequence ATGCCTGGAAGCACAGACGAGGGAATAGACCTCGCATACGGTCTCGAAGAGAAGCCGCCGTTAGCGAAGTCGTTCCTGCTTGCTCTCCAACACGTATCGGTCATGATCGTCCCGTCGACCGCCGTCGCGTTCATCGTCGCGGGATCCGCGGGATTGGGCTCCGGGGACACGACGTTCCTGGTTCAGATGGTGATCCTCTTTGCCGGGGTGGCGACCGTCGTTCAGGCCTACACCGTCGGCCCGGTCGGCGCGAAACTCCCGATCGTCATGGGCACGAGTTTCGCCTTCGTCGGTGCGATGTCGTCGATCGGCGCCAACTCGGGCCTCGACGTCGTGTTCGGCTCGATCGTGGCGGCGGCGGTCGTCGTTCCGTTCCTGTTGGGCTGGCAGTTCAAACGGCTCCAATCGTTCTTCCCGCCGCTCGTTACGGGACTCATCGTCGTCATCATCGGGCTCTACCTCGTCCCGGTCGGCATCCAGTACGCCGCCGGCGGCGTCGGTGCCGAGAACTTCGGCTCGATGCAGAACCTCGGGCTCGCCGGACTGGTCCTGTCGATCGCCGTCCTGTTCAACCTGCTCTTGAAGGGAGTCTGGCGGATGTTGAGCGTCATCATCGGGATCAGCGTCGGCTACGTCGTCGCCATCGCGTTCGGCGTCGTCGACTTCACGCCCTTCTACGAGGCGGCGTGGATCGCGGTCCCCACGCCCGGTCGGTTCGGGTTCAGCTTCGAGTTCATCCCGCTTTTGACCTTCGCGTTCCTGTTTCTGGTTTCGGGGATGGAGACCATCGGCGACATGTCCGGAATCACCGCCGCCGAGGGGCGCAACCCGACCGAGAAAGAGTTCCGCGGCGGCATCTTCGCCGACGGGTTCATCAGCGCCCTCGGAGCGGTCTTCGGATCTTTCCCGCAGACGTCGTTCTCCCAGAACGTCGGGATCATCAACTTCACGGGCGTGATGAGCCGCCACATCGTCGGCATCGGCGGCGGGATCCTGATCGTGCTCGGACTCGTCCCGAAGATCGGCGCGATCGTGACGACCATCCCCTCCGCCGTCTTCGGCGGTGCCGTCCTCATCATGGTCGGCATGGTGGCCGCCAGTGGCATGCGGCTGCTGTTTTTGAACATCGAGATGAACCGTCGGAACATGGTCATCATCGCCACGGCGCTCGGACTCGGACTCGGCGTCGCGACGGTGCCGGACGCACTCTCCGGGCTGCCGGCCGGCGCACAGACGTTCTTCGGCGAACCGGTCATCGTCACCGGCCTCGTGGCGCTCGCGCTGAACACGTTCGTCCCCGGCGAATCCAGTCCGCTGTTCGATCGGACGGACACCATCCCACCCATCTCCGAACCCGTCGACGACTGA
- a CDS encoding MFS transporter has product MSSEQRIEIPWSSAAFQTVLACSLIGVMGVPLISPILPELRGVFGISDTQAGLIITAYTLPGVFLTPFIGLLSDHFGRRPVVLPLLFLFGLAGAAIGFAPPFEVVLLLRLLQGVGASGLMVLAITLIGDLYDGAQRHAVIGVNGSAIGIGAATYPLIGGALASVGWNVPFAFFGISLVVGVVALFSLTEPSIDTPPSFRTYVERLASAALVPRALGLWVAAFFTFFLFYGGILTTLSLLLSDVYGLAAGEIGLLFSMVSLANATMASQYGRVSQVLPVKQLIALGFVGFGVSLLGVRIAGSPVAIGAMLVCFGLGFGVVMPSLDTTTAGLVSGQLRASMLGVLTSMLWLGQTVGPVVFTGVAQNAFDSAVAGYRFLLLFWGAGATVGGLGVFAYLTLRTGAATPHTETS; this is encoded by the coding sequence ATGTCTTCAGAGCAGCGCATCGAGATCCCGTGGTCGTCCGCCGCCTTCCAGACGGTGCTCGCCTGTTCGCTCATCGGCGTCATGGGCGTCCCGCTCATCAGTCCAATCCTGCCGGAACTCCGGGGCGTGTTCGGTATCTCCGATACGCAGGCCGGCCTCATCATCACGGCCTACACCCTCCCCGGCGTGTTTCTGACGCCGTTCATCGGCCTCCTCTCGGATCACTTCGGTCGGCGACCCGTCGTCTTGCCGCTTCTCTTCCTGTTCGGCCTGGCCGGCGCGGCGATCGGCTTCGCCCCGCCCTTCGAGGTCGTGTTGCTCCTCCGCCTCCTGCAGGGGGTCGGTGCGAGCGGGCTGATGGTGCTGGCGATCACCCTCATCGGCGACCTGTACGACGGCGCACAGCGTCACGCGGTCATCGGCGTCAACGGGAGCGCGATCGGTATCGGCGCGGCGACGTACCCGTTGATCGGCGGTGCCCTCGCCTCTGTCGGCTGGAACGTCCCCTTTGCCTTCTTCGGAATCAGCCTCGTCGTCGGGGTCGTCGCCCTCTTTTCGCTGACCGAGCCGTCGATCGATACTCCACCGTCGTTCCGCACGTACGTCGAGCGCCTCGCGTCCGCGGCGCTCGTACCACGGGCACTCGGGCTGTGGGTCGCCGCCTTCTTCACCTTCTTTCTCTTCTACGGCGGCATCCTCACGACGCTATCCTTGCTTCTGAGCGACGTCTACGGACTCGCCGCCGGAGAGATCGGATTGCTGTTCAGCATGGTGTCACTGGCCAACGCCACCATGGCGTCACAGTACGGCCGGGTGTCGCAGGTACTCCCCGTCAAACAGCTCATCGCGCTTGGGTTCGTCGGTTTCGGGGTCAGCCTGCTCGGCGTCCGGATCGCCGGATCACCGGTCGCCATCGGCGCGATGCTCGTCTGTTTCGGCCTCGGATTCGGCGTCGTGATGCCCTCGCTCGACACCACGACGGCCGGACTCGTCTCGGGCCAACTCCGGGCAAGCATGCTCGGCGTGCTGACGAGCATGCTCTGGCTGGGACAGACCGTCGGTCCCGTCGTGTTCACCGGCGTCGCCCAGAACGCGTTCGACAGTGCCGTCGCAGGCTACCGATTCCTGTTGTTGTTCTGGGGGGCGGGCGCGACGGTCGGCGGGCTGGGCGTCTTCGCCTATTTGACGCTAAGAACCGGGGCGGCGACGCCCCACACCGAGACGTCGTGA
- a CDS encoding (2Fe-2S)-binding protein: MEIEFTLNGDDVTFEAARSDTLLDVLRDNGYTGAKRGCDTGNCGFCTVIVDGEPVKSCIRPVSQLDDAEVETIENLGTQDDLGPVQSAFVDNAALQCGFCIPGMIMRSKVLLEENSHPDEAEIRDALSENLCRCTGYEKIIDAVQDASTRMAGEADVAADGGHVATDATCGGCDCFEGGSDE, from the coding sequence ATGGAAATTGAGTTCACGCTGAACGGCGACGACGTAACGTTTGAGGCCGCGCGCTCGGATACGCTGCTCGACGTCCTCCGGGACAACGGGTACACGGGTGCGAAACGCGGCTGTGACACTGGAAACTGCGGATTCTGTACCGTGATCGTCGACGGCGAGCCGGTCAAGTCCTGTATCCGACCGGTCAGCCAACTCGACGACGCGGAGGTCGAGACCATCGAGAACCTGGGCACGCAGGACGATCTGGGGCCCGTACAGTCGGCGTTCGTCGACAACGCCGCCCTCCAGTGTGGGTTCTGTATTCCGGGGATGATCATGCGCTCGAAAGTGTTGCTGGAGGAGAACTCCCATCCCGACGAGGCCGAGATTCGCGACGCGCTCTCCGAGAACCTCTGTCGGTGTACGGGCTACGAGAAGATCATCGACGCGGTGCAGGACGCTTCGACCCGGATGGCCGGCGAGGCGGACGTCGCGGCCGACGGCGGCCACGTCGCCACCGACGCCACCTGTGGTGGCTGTGACTGTTTCGAGGGGGGGAGCGACGAATGA
- a CDS encoding xanthine dehydrogenase family protein molybdopterin-binding subunit: MSRTDETKPDEETADTAEIADANPVEWDEAPNNRKAPDERRTVSHREEKDDAKKIVTGEAKYAADYAREFPDLAEAKVVRSDIPHGVVTDIDTSAAEAMDDVYAVVTPDSPEVPDKPYTSAGQSYPEPSPWDLRVLRRKVRFVGDPIAAVVAEDKDTASRAARKLDVTYEEHDAVFDTADAMAPDAPQIHDADDVENLQPGADYERNVEANMSGEIGDVDAAFAEAEDREDLTVIETEWETPYQSHCVPEPHTTIAHRDEDNRYHLISSTQVPYHTRRQLSHLFDVPIRDIQVSKPRIGAGFGSKQGMIVEPLAMALADAADRPVMVETTRREQFHAVRNRRPARVELRSVVTDDGDLKALDMEAVTNSGAYGPHGMTVASAVGKKPLPLYTHTPNIRFEMTAVHTNLPIAGAFRGYGAPQGHLAVEGHMDEIAHELDLDPIELRSRNVISEGDLDVASGILKDKEYGRRIRSCGLDECIAEGRATIGWDDVEQPDADHLHRACGMALTIQSSGVPGDELGAAHIKMNEDGSFILQTGAVDIGPGADTVMAQIASEVLGVPPEDVLVQPSDTDISPFDHGAYASSTTYITGQAVKKAAEDARGMLFEFASRMLDEPESAFTVDDGSVVSEITGESVSLEEIGYESMYGDEVRAHVMGDASHCTEESPPPFGAQFVDVTVNEETGEFEIHDMVYAVDCGVALNPDLVEGQIEGAMHMSYELATGDGIEFDEDGQPETLGFRDYDMPTTADQPPMTSVIVETHEPTGPFGAKSVAEIPVNGVPPALSNAVRRAVGVRIGDMPITPEKIRAALDDD, encoded by the coding sequence ATGAGCCGGACCGACGAGACGAAGCCGGACGAGGAGACGGCCGACACCGCGGAGATAGCGGACGCCAACCCGGTCGAGTGGGACGAGGCGCCGAACAACCGGAAGGCCCCGGACGAGCGCCGGACGGTCTCCCACCGCGAGGAGAAGGACGACGCCAAAAAGATCGTCACCGGGGAGGCGAAGTACGCGGCCGACTACGCCCGCGAGTTCCCGGATCTGGCCGAGGCGAAGGTCGTCCGCTCCGACATCCCACACGGCGTCGTGACGGACATCGACACGAGCGCGGCCGAGGCGATGGACGACGTCTACGCGGTCGTCACGCCCGATTCCCCCGAGGTCCCGGATAAACCCTACACCTCCGCCGGTCAGTCGTACCCCGAGCCCTCCCCTTGGGACCTCCGGGTGCTCCGCCGGAAAGTTCGCTTCGTCGGTGATCCCATCGCCGCCGTCGTCGCCGAGGACAAGGACACCGCGAGCAGGGCCGCCCGAAAGCTCGACGTCACCTACGAGGAGCACGACGCCGTCTTCGACACCGCCGACGCGATGGCCCCCGACGCGCCCCAGATCCACGACGCCGACGACGTGGAGAACCTCCAGCCGGGCGCGGACTACGAGCGGAACGTCGAGGCCAACATGTCGGGCGAAATCGGCGACGTGGACGCCGCCTTCGCGGAGGCCGAGGACCGCGAGGACCTGACGGTGATCGAGACGGAGTGGGAGACGCCCTACCAGTCCCACTGCGTGCCCGAACCGCACACGACCATCGCCCACCGCGACGAGGACAACCGGTACCACCTCATCTCCAGCACGCAGGTGCCCTACCACACGCGCCGACAGCTCTCGCATCTCTTCGACGTGCCGATCCGGGACATTCAGGTGTCGAAGCCGCGGATCGGCGCCGGATTCGGTTCGAAACAGGGGATGATCGTCGAGCCACTCGCGATGGCGCTCGCGGACGCCGCCGACCGGCCGGTGATGGTCGAGACGACGCGGCGCGAGCAGTTCCACGCGGTCCGCAACCGCCGGCCCGCCCGCGTTGAACTCCGGAGCGTCGTGACCGACGACGGCGACCTGAAAGCGCTGGACATGGAGGCCGTCACCAACTCGGGCGCGTACGGTCCCCACGGCATGACCGTCGCCAGTGCCGTCGGCAAGAAGCCGCTGCCGCTGTACACCCACACGCCGAACATCCGCTTCGAGATGACCGCCGTCCACACCAACCTGCCCATCGCGGGGGCCTTCCGTGGCTACGGCGCCCCGCAGGGCCACCTCGCCGTCGAAGGACACATGGACGAGATCGCCCACGAACTCGATCTCGACCCGATCGAACTTCGCTCGCGGAACGTGATCTCGGAGGGCGACCTCGACGTCGCCTCCGGCATCCTCAAGGACAAGGAGTACGGCCGCCGCATCCGCTCGTGTGGCCTGGACGAGTGTATCGCCGAGGGACGGGCGACGATCGGGTGGGACGACGTCGAACAACCCGACGCGGACCACCTCCACCGGGCCTGCGGCATGGCACTGACCATCCAGAGCAGCGGCGTCCCCGGGGACGAACTCGGCGCGGCACACATCAAGATGAACGAGGACGGCTCCTTCATCCTCCAGACCGGCGCCGTCGACATCGGACCGGGGGCCGACACCGTGATGGCACAGATCGCGTCCGAGGTGCTCGGCGTGCCTCCGGAGGACGTGCTCGTCCAGCCGTCGGACACCGACATCTCGCCGTTCGACCACGGGGCCTACGCCTCGTCGACGACGTACATCACCGGCCAGGCGGTCAAGAAGGCCGCGGAGGACGCCCGCGGGATGCTGTTCGAGTTCGCCTCGCGGATGCTCGACGAGCCAGAGTCGGCCTTTACCGTCGACGACGGCTCGGTCGTCTCGGAGATCACCGGCGAGTCCGTCTCGCTCGAAGAGATCGGGTACGAGTCGATGTACGGCGACGAGGTGCGCGCCCACGTGATGGGCGACGCGAGCCACTGCACGGAGGAGTCGCCGCCACCCTTCGGCGCGCAGTTCGTCGACGTGACGGTGAACGAGGAGACCGGCGAGTTCGAGATTCACGACATGGTGTACGCCGTCGACTGCGGCGTGGCGCTCAACCCCGACCTCGTCGAGGGACAGATCGAGGGCGCGATGCACATGAGTTACGAACTGGCGACCGGCGACGGCATCGAATTCGACGAGGACGGCCAGCCGGAGACGCTTGGCTTTCGCGACTACGACATGCCCACCACGGCCGATCAGCCCCCGATGACCTCCGTCATCGTCGAGACACACGAGCCGACCGGCCCCTTCGGCGCGAAGTCGGTCGCCGAGATCCCGGTCAACGGGGTTCCGCCGGCGCTGAGCAACGCCGTCCGTCGCGCCGTCGGCGTCCGCATCGGTGACATGCCGATCACCCCGGAGAAGATCAGGGCCGCACTCGACGACGACTGA
- a CDS encoding amidohydrolase family protein produces the protein MTDVLVTNGTVLTQDADRDVIDAGAVAVADDRISAVGSADRLEAETDPDRIIDADGGAVIPGLINAHTHVSDILLRGAFDADRGLYDWLFNVKQPALSVMDADEHALAARLYCVEAIRSGTTTFVENATALDWTDLEPTRRKLAVYDRLGVRNVYGAGLRDRSPDEEFERLYGVITDDGGGSVHPGPDALVVGTEDGLADAGSLIETYHEPAGRQSVWPAPATLATTTPELLRGAYRLAEEYDVMTTAHVAEAEAETRERGAISSIEYLRNVGYLGERALLGHCVQTNDRDVRLLAKTNTPVVHNFRANMRLATGFAPVVDMLGRGVTVCLGTDNTILNDTVNPLSDARAVATAHKGYHRDSGVVPAGTAFDLVTRDAAEAIGRADDLGSLEPGKQADLAVIDLDRPHLTPAPDPVHALVYGLQGGEVETVLCAGEVVMEDWELPALTDPLPELLSTAERTAADVVRRADIE, from the coding sequence ATGACCGACGTACTGGTCACCAACGGGACGGTCCTCACGCAGGACGCGGACCGTGATGTCATCGACGCCGGCGCCGTCGCCGTCGCGGACGACAGAATCTCTGCGGTCGGGTCGGCCGACCGACTCGAAGCCGAGACGGACCCGGACCGGATCATCGACGCCGACGGCGGCGCGGTGATTCCCGGATTGATAAACGCACACACCCACGTCTCCGATATCCTTCTCCGCGGAGCGTTCGATGCCGACCGAGGGCTGTACGACTGGCTGTTCAACGTGAAACAGCCCGCCCTCTCGGTGATGGACGCCGACGAGCACGCACTCGCGGCGCGGCTGTACTGCGTCGAGGCCATCCGGTCAGGGACGACCACGTTCGTCGAGAACGCGACGGCCCTCGACTGGACCGACCTCGAGCCGACACGCCGGAAACTCGCTGTCTACGACCGACTCGGCGTTCGGAACGTCTACGGCGCCGGGCTCCGGGACCGCTCCCCGGACGAGGAGTTCGAACGTCTGTACGGTGTGATCACTGACGACGGCGGCGGCTCCGTCCACCCCGGCCCCGACGCCCTCGTCGTCGGGACCGAGGACGGCCTGGCGGACGCCGGTTCCCTCATCGAGACGTACCACGAGCCGGCGGGTCGGCAGTCGGTCTGGCCGGCCCCGGCGACGCTCGCAACGACGACACCGGAACTGCTCCGCGGCGCGTACCGTCTCGCCGAGGAGTACGACGTGATGACGACGGCCCACGTCGCGGAGGCGGAAGCGGAGACGAGAGAACGCGGAGCGATATCGAGCATCGAGTACCTCCGCAACGTCGGCTATCTGGGCGAGCGCGCACTGCTCGGCCACTGTGTCCAGACGAACGACCGTGACGTGCGACTGCTCGCGAAGACGAACACCCCGGTCGTACACAATTTCCGGGCGAACATGCGGCTCGCGACTGGGTTCGCGCCCGTCGTCGACATGCTCGGCCGCGGCGTCACCGTGTGTCTCGGGACGGACAACACGATCCTGAACGACACGGTCAATCCCCTCTCCGACGCCCGCGCCGTCGCGACCGCACACAAGGGGTACCACCGCGACTCCGGGGTAGTCCCCGCGGGGACGGCGTTCGACTTGGTGACGCGGGACGCCGCCGAAGCGATCGGACGCGCCGACGACCTCGGGTCGCTGGAACCCGGCAAGCAGGCCGACCTCGCGGTGATCGACCTCGACCGACCACACCTCACGCCCGCGCCCGATCCGGTACACGCACTCGTCTACGGCCTCCAGGGGGGCGAAGTCGAGACGGTCCTCTGTGCCGGCGAGGTCGTGATGGAGGATTGGGAGTTGCCAGCGCTGACCGACCCCCTCCCCGAACTCCTTTCGACGGCCGAACGCACGGCCGCCGACGTCGTTCGCCGGGCCGACATCGAATGA
- a CDS encoding peroxiredoxin: MLQVGDDTPKVRATDHSGAPVTLSFVEPTVLYFYPRDDTPGCTVEAEGFDEELTAYRDAGVAVYGISTDDAESHAAFRRKHGLDIDLLADPDGTVAAAFGVTVAGGTADRVTYVLADGEVKRVYRDVEPTGHARDVLQDLVDEDIAVDG, encoded by the coding sequence ATGTTGCAAGTCGGCGACGACACACCCAAGGTACGGGCGACCGATCACAGCGGAGCGCCGGTGACGCTCTCGTTCGTCGAACCGACGGTGCTCTACTTCTACCCCCGCGACGACACACCGGGCTGTACCGTCGAGGCCGAGGGGTTCGACGAAGAACTGACGGCGTATCGCGACGCCGGCGTCGCCGTCTACGGGATCTCGACCGACGACGCCGAGAGCCACGCCGCGTTCCGCCGGAAACACGGTCTCGATATCGACCTCCTGGCCGACCCCGACGGGACGGTCGCGGCCGCCTTCGGCGTCACGGTCGCGGGCGGAACCGCCGACCGCGTCACGTACGTCCTCGCCGACGGCGAGGTGAAGCGCGTCTACCGCGACGTCGAGCCGACGGGACACGCCCGCGACGTCCTGCAGGACCTCGTCGACGAGGACATCGCGGTCGACGGGTGA
- a CDS encoding NCS2 family permease, producing MTDTSKSQSRVASFFEFEEHGTDLKTELVAGLTTFLTMSYIIVVNPAILSAAISIEGYSDGQVFQMLAITTILAAAVGSIVMALYANLPFGLAPGMGLNAYFAFTVVLALGIPWQTAFAAVFVEGIVFIAMSSIGARRYIIEFFPDPVKFAIGAGIGLFLLLLGLIEINVAVADEATLVSLGSVASDPVALLALAGVGFTIFLYAKGITGSIILGILTTAAAGWGLTFAGVVGGGVLTPESIPPLQYDITPLVGAFLDGFRNIEPISFAIVVFTFFFVDFFDTAGTLIGVSQFGDFLDEDGNLPNMERPLMADAIATTFGAIVGTTTVTTYVESSTGVEEGGRTGLTALVVALLFLASLVAVPVVAAIPTYASYLGLVLVGLIMLQGVTDIRWESVDWLVPAGLTIVMMPLTASIANGIAAGIISYPIVKVARGDYRSVHVAQWILAASFVLYFYVTAGGVMG from the coding sequence ATGACAGACACTAGCAAGAGTCAGTCACGCGTAGCGTCGTTCTTCGAGTTCGAAGAACACGGCACGGACTTGAAAACCGAACTCGTCGCCGGACTCACGACGTTCCTGACGATGTCGTACATAATCGTCGTGAACCCCGCGATCCTGTCGGCGGCCATCTCGATCGAGGGATACTCCGACGGCCAGGTGTTCCAGATGCTCGCCATCACGACCATCCTGGCCGCCGCCGTCGGGTCGATCGTCATGGCGCTGTACGCGAACCTACCGTTCGGTCTCGCACCCGGGATGGGGCTGAACGCATACTTCGCGTTCACCGTGGTGCTCGCGCTCGGAATCCCGTGGCAGACCGCGTTCGCCGCGGTGTTCGTCGAGGGGATCGTCTTCATCGCGATGTCGTCGATCGGGGCGAGACGGTATATCATCGAGTTCTTCCCCGATCCCGTGAAGTTCGCTATCGGCGCCGGGATCGGCCTGTTCCTGTTACTGCTCGGCCTCATCGAGATCAACGTCGCCGTCGCGGACGAGGCGACGCTCGTTTCGCTCGGCAGCGTCGCCTCCGATCCGGTCGCCCTGCTTGCCCTGGCCGGGGTCGGGTTCACCATCTTCCTCTACGCCAAGGGGATCACCGGCTCGATAATCCTCGGCATTCTGACGACGGCGGCCGCCGGCTGGGGGTTGACCTTCGCCGGCGTCGTCGGCGGGGGCGTCCTCACGCCGGAGAGCATCCCGCCGCTCCAATACGACATCACGCCGCTGGTCGGGGCGTTCCTCGACGGCTTCCGGAACATCGAGCCGATCTCCTTTGCCATCGTCGTGTTCACCTTCTTTTTCGTCGACTTCTTCGACACCGCCGGCACGCTGATCGGCGTCTCGCAGTTCGGCGACTTCCTCGACGAGGACGGGAACCTCCCCAACATGGAACGGCCCCTGATGGCCGACGCCATCGCGACCACGTTCGGCGCGATCGTCGGCACGACGACCGTGACCACCTACGTCGAGAGTTCGACCGGCGTCGAAGAGGGTGGCCGGACCGGTCTGACCGCCCTCGTGGTGGCGCTGCTGTTTCTGGCGTCGCTCGTCGCCGTCCCGGTGGTCGCTGCGATCCCGACGTACGCCTCGTATCTCGGACTCGTCCTGGTCGGCCTCATCATGCTCCAGGGCGTCACCGACATCCGGTGGGAGAGCGTCGACTGGCTCGTTCCGGCGGGGTTGACGATCGTCATGATGCCGCTCACGGCCTCGATCGCGAACGGTATCGCCGCGGGGATCATCAGCTACCCCATCGTCAAGGTTGCCCGGGGCGACTACCGGTCCGTCCACGTCGCCCAGTGGATTCTGGCGGCGTCGTTCGTCCTCTACTTCTACGTCACCGCCGGCGGTGTGATGGGTTGA
- a CDS encoding 5'-deoxyadenosine deaminase has translation MLLTGTVVADANTVFHDGAVVVSGSRIEAVGERSEVAPRYADHERHSYDVLLPGLVGGHIHSVQSLGRGIADDTELLDWLFDYVLPMEASLSAAEMEIAAKLGYLEMIESGTTTCVDHLSVAHADEAFEAAGEIGIRGVLGKVLMDQRSPDDLREDTQEALDESERLIRQYHGSFDDRIRYAVTPRFAVSCSEECLRGARELADAYDGVRIHTHASENRSEIETVEEDTGMRNIHWLDEVGLTGEDVVLAHCVWTDESEREVLAETGTHVTHCPSSNMKLASGIAPIWDYLDRGINVALGNDGPPCNNTLDPFTEMRQASLLQKVDQLDPTATPASEIFEMATINGAKAAGFDELGAIREGWRADIVGLSTDLTRATPLHDVLSHLVFAAHGDDVQFTMVDGTVLQEDGEVTAIDAEAVRRDASEVGLDMDLEEARRSARKRKP, from the coding sequence ATGTTGCTGACTGGGACCGTAGTCGCGGACGCGAACACGGTGTTCCACGACGGGGCGGTCGTCGTTTCGGGGTCACGAATCGAGGCGGTCGGTGAGCGATCCGAGGTCGCGCCACGGTACGCCGACCACGAACGCCACTCCTACGACGTCCTGTTGCCGGGGCTCGTCGGCGGGCACATCCACTCCGTCCAGAGCCTCGGTCGGGGGATCGCCGACGATACCGAACTGTTGGACTGGCTGTTCGACTACGTCCTCCCGATGGAGGCCTCGCTCTCGGCGGCGGAGATGGAGATAGCGGCAAAGCTGGGATACCTGGAGATGATCGAGAGCGGAACGACGACCTGTGTCGATCACCTCTCGGTCGCTCACGCGGACGAGGCCTTCGAGGCGGCGGGCGAGATCGGTATTCGCGGCGTCCTCGGCAAGGTCTTGATGGACCAGCGCTCGCCCGACGACCTCCGCGAGGACACCCAAGAGGCCCTTGACGAGTCCGAACGGCTCATCCGGCAGTACCACGGCTCGTTCGACGACCGCATCCGCTACGCCGTGACGCCGCGCTTTGCCGTCTCCTGTTCCGAGGAGTGCCTTCGCGGCGCTCGCGAACTGGCCGACGCGTACGACGGGGTCCGGATCCACACCCACGCCAGCGAGAACCGGAGCGAAATCGAGACCGTGGAGGAGGACACCGGGATGCGAAACATCCACTGGCTCGACGAGGTCGGCCTCACCGGCGAGGACGTCGTGTTGGCACACTGCGTGTGGACCGACGAGAGCGAACGCGAGGTACTCGCGGAGACGGGCACGCACGTCACGCACTGTCCGTCCTCGAACATGAAACTCGCCAGCGGCATCGCCCCGATCTGGGACTACCTCGACCGCGGCATCAACGTCGCCCTCGGCAACGACGGCCCCCCGTGTAACAACACGCTCGACCCGTTCACGGAGATGCGCCAGGCGAGTCTCCTGCAGAAGGTCGACCAACTAGACCCGACCGCGACCCCCGCGAGCGAGATATTCGAGATGGCGACGATCAACGGGGCGAAAGCCGCCGGGTTCGACGAGCTCGGCGCGATTCGGGAGGGCTGGCGCGCCGACATCGTGGGCCTCAGTACGGATCTCACGCGGGCGACGCCGCTACACGACGTGCTCTCGCATCTGGTCTTTGCCGCCCACGGCGACGACGTCCAGTTCACGATGGTGGACGGCACTGTCCTGCAGGAAGATGGTGAGGTGACCGCCATCGACGCCGAGGCGGTCCGTCGGGACGCGTCGGAGGTCGGCCTCGACATGGACTTGGAGGAGGCACGGCGATCCGCCCGGAAACGGAAACCCTGA